A window of Streptomyces sp. NBC_01224 genomic DNA:
TGGAACAGGGTGATCGCGCGGTCTGGGTGGGTGGCGAACACGAGGATCCACAGGTCGCGTTGCAGGTCCACCCAACGAGGGGTGAATCCCCAGCGGGCCAGGTGCTCCAGATGGGCACCGACCTCGGTGGGCAGCGGTGCCAGATGCCCGGCGGCGAGCTGGCGCAGGCGCCCCTGCGTTGCCCGCAGACTACGAATGCGGTCGGCGAGCTCGTCGTCGATCTCGCGCAGCGCCTGCTGGAACTCGTCGTTGGTTGCTGATTTGAGGGCCCGGATACGGGCCAGGGGGACGCCTGCTTCGACGAGGTCATTCTCGTCCGGGACTGGGACCGCTCGTGGGTGGTTCAGGCAGCCAGTCGCGGGTCGGGTCGTACTCCAGCCATCGGCTTCGCCCTGCTTCCTCAGCGCAGGCGGCGGCGAGGCCGTTCAGCCCCGGGTGTCCGTTTCCGGAGCGCCACAGCAGCGACCAGGCGTACAGCGGCGCGGGATCGACCAGGGGGACGGAGCGCAACCCGGGGACCTCCGGCAGTGGCACATCGGCAGGCACCAGCGAGAAGCGTCGCGGCTCTTCCGCCACCTCGGCGAGGAAGTGGGCGAGCCCCAGGTTGACGCTCGTGGCCCTGTTCGGGATGCCGAATCGGTCGGCGAACCGGTGGAGGAAGTCGAGCCGGTCCAGCGAACCGGGTGCGCACAGCACGCTGTCGCGCAATTGGTCCGGCCGCAGAGCCGGTTCGGCTGCGAGCGGATGATCCGCGCTCAGTACAGCGTCCACCGGTTCGAGGCGGACGAGGCGATGTGCCAGCCCGGCGGGCAGCGGGGGGTGGACCCGACCGAAAGCCGCGTCGATATCGCCGTGCAGCAGTGCCGTCGTCACCGACAGCAGATCACGCCCATGCCCCAACGCCAGCTCCCCGACCCGGCCGGCAACCTGGGCCAGCGTCCGCATCGGCGCGTAGAGGTGCCCCCAGACGTCTACGCGCAGCGGACGATCCTTCCCGCACACCGCCGAGACTGCGGCGTCGGCGGCGGCCACGTCTGCCGGGCCGGCGGGAGAAAACGCTGTCCGGCCTCGGTGAGGCGTACCCCGTTGCCGCCGCGCTGGAACAGCTCGGTGCCGAGCAGGGATTCCAGCCGCGCGATCCTCTTGGAGAGCGCCTGCTGGGAGATCGCGAGCGTCCCGGCCGCCCGACCGAAGTGCAGTTCCTCGGCGGTGCGCACAAAGGCACGTACCTGCGCCACGTCGAGATCCATGGCTCCCACCATAGGTGACAACCGAAAGTTGTCGGCTTTGCTTGTTCGTTGTTGGATCGCGGGGCGGCCGCGGGGATTGCATCCTCTCCATGCAAAGACTCATTCCCACGGGAGAAGCGGCGCGCCCGGTCGCCTTCGCCGAGGTTCGCCAGCCCGTGCCGGATCCCGGTCAGGCACTGATCAAAGTCAAGGCGTTCGCCCCGAACCGGGGCGAGACATTCCTTCTCGAACATCCCCGGCCGGAGCTGCTGCCCGGCAAGGACATCGCAGGGCCCGTCGCACAGGCGGCAGCCGACGGCTCCGGCCCCGGCATCGGCGCCCGCGTGGTCGGGCACCCGGCGCAGGGCGGCTGGGCCGAGTACGCCGCTGTGCCCACGCACTCGCTCGTGGCGCTCCCGGACAGCATCGACAGCGCACGGGCGGCGGCTCTGCCCCTGGCCGGGATCACTGCCCTGTGGCTGCTGCGTACGGCCGGTTCCCTGGCCGGCCGACGGGTGCTGCTGACCGGCGCGTCAGGTGGCGTCGGCCACTACGTCACCGAGCTTGCCGTTGGGGCCGGAGCTGAGCTGACCGCAGTGACGGCCACGCCGGTGCGCGGCGAGGGGTTCACCGGCTGGCTGCGTGGCCCTTCCGACGCGCCGGGGACCGTGGTCGTCGTCCCCGGCCTGGACTCGGCCAAGGAGGAGTTCCTCGATCTGGTGTCCGCGCTGCTGGCCAAGGGGCTGGCGGTGTTCGCGATGGACGGTCCCGGACAGGGCGTGCTCGCGGCCACCACGACCTTTGTGCCGGACTACGAGCGGGTTGTGGGCCGGGTCATCGACGCCCTCGGCGCCGCACGCATCGGGCTCGTCGGCCTGAGTCTGGGCGGCTATTTCGCGGCCCGGGCCGCGGCGCTCGAGCCGCGCGTGGCGGCCGTCTCCACCGTCAGCGGCCCCTTCCGCCTCGATTGGGAGGAACTACCCCCGCCGGTACGGGACATCATGGCCCGACGCGCCGGAGGAGCTGACGCCGCCCGTGAGTTCGCACGCCACGTGGACCTTGCCGCACTGGCACCCCGCATTGCGGCCCCGCTGCTGGCCGTGGACGGTGACCAGGACGTCATCCCCGGCGTGACGAACGGCGAGCCCCTGGCCCGCATGGTGCCGCACGGCACCTACCTGTCCGTCCCACACGGCGACCACCTCCTTGGTAACGCGCGGCCCGACTGGCTGCCCCACCTCAGCGACCACATCACGCACACCCTGACGGGAACTCCAGCATGAACCTGGCCTGCTCCCGTTCTCAGGGGCAGGTTCTCGGCGTCTGACCCGGATCCTTCCCCAGGCGCCAGCCAAGCGGCCAAAGTACCGTTTCCACCCGTGCGGCCGCTCGGATCGTACGGCTGCGCAGGGTGGCCAGGCGTAGGCGGGCTTGCCGGCTTCGCGCGACCTGGGCGTGATTGACCTGGTGGCGGGCGGTGGCGTCGTATCCGGACTACCGGCTGGCGGCTTGAGCCAGGCTGGTGGTGTGTTGTCCTGGCTGGATGGTGTGGACGCTGAGGACGGGGTCCAGTTCGGGGACGAGGGTCTTGGCGGCGATTGCCACGAGATGGGCCGGTGCGGAACCTTCTGTCGCAGCACGTGCATAGCGAAGATCCGCCCGCGAGTTGCTGTTGTCTGGCGTAGCTCGTCGTGCAGGTTGTCGACTGCCGTTCGCGTCGCCATCCTCCGGATGCGGGTCCGGTAGTCCGATTCCCACGCGCCTGTGACCGCTGACACCACCCCGATCGAGTGCAGCCCGCCATCAACGCGATCGACGATATGTGCGACATCCCGTGAGTTCTCCTGAGCCCCGTTGAGACGCCGCCCCCGTGGCCAGAGGCTTCTCTCTCTTTGGAGTGCTCTGCACGCCTGTGACGCAACTTCGGGATTCCTGAAGCGCTCTCATCTCTTCTGACCGATCTGCGGTCCGAGTGAATGTGAGGAGGCGCGGCTTGTGGGCGCTGACAGTGGTGCAGGACCTGCGCGAGTACAGGGAGCCGGTCTCGGCGGAGGAGCTGGAGCAGTTCGAGACCGACGTGCTGGCCGGGTTCGTCTGGCCAGGGCCTCGGCCGGGCTACGGACGGCACGATCCACGGTGGCGTCGGGTATGGGAACCGGTTCGAATGCCAGCGGTCTTGAGTTATGGTGCCGCTCCGGACCTGGAGTCAGCCGCCGTGTACAGGCCTGCGAGGGCAGCGGTCAGACCTGTTCGAAATGGAACGCCTTGATGAAGCAGTCGCGGGGCTGAGCGACTGCGAAGAGGATGCACTCCACGAGCGACTGCGCCCATGAAGGCATCCCTGGCCTCGCGCGGTGTGGTCTCCCACTCCTCGGAGAGCGGATCAGCGTTGTCAAAGTCTGGCGGGTAGAGCGAAATCACCCGGACCCCTCGGGGTCGCAGGCGCTTGGAGGGGGCGTTCTTAGCCGCGTAGAAGGCGTCGTTAGCGTCCGCGCGGTGATGGCCAGCCGTCCCGCGGGCGGAGACCATGGTCACTACATCCGGCTTGTTCGATTTGAGTAGCGGCGAATCTCATCGCGGACACTCAGCGGCAGCGAGACTGCGTGTGGAGAAGAAGACCTCGCGTCAAGATCCGCGAGCCGGATGGCCAGGGTTCGCCCGAAGTCGCGGCCGACGGCGGTGATGACGACGCGGTGGCTGTCGAATCTCATGTTGACGTTCCTCGTTCATGGATCCGATGTTTCGGTGAAGTGCGGCGGCTGACGAGCGGGACGGCTTGAGTGGTGAGATGGGTGATGTGGGGCGGTACGGGGACGTGCTCCGAGAGCGCCGGGTCCGGTTCCGGTTCTCCCCATTCCGTACGCATGGGGAGAACGCCCGCCCATAGGCCCAGTTCGGCGTCGGGTCCGTCGCCGTCGTCCGGCGGGCCGGTGCGCACCTTGACGGAGGCCTCGTCGAGAGGGAGTGCCAGCAGTGAGGTCGCCGCGAGTTCCTTGCGGTTGGGGAGGCGTGCGTAGCCCCACTGGCCCGCGGAGGCGTGCTCGGTGAGGCAGCGCAAGCCGTAGAGCTTCTCCTCGGGGTCGGTCACGGCTCGCGGTATGCCGTAGATCATCGCGCTGCGGTAGTTGACCCCGTGCTCGAACACCGAGCGCGCCAGCACGAGGCCGTCGACGTGCGTGACGGTCAGGCACACCGGCGCGTTCGGCGCGGCGAGCAGGCTCCGGCTTGCCACCGAGCCATGAAAATAGACAGTGCTCTCATCCGCTCCGTACACGGTCGGGACCACCATCGGGGCGCCGTCGACGACCACGCCGAGATGGCACAGGAACCCCGTGTCCAGGATGGCGTCGAGATCCGCCCGGCTCCGGCTGCCCTGCTCCCGCAGGCGTCGATGGCGGGTGCGCTCCGTGACGGGCAGGAGGGTGCCTAGTGTCTCCTCAGTCATGTTGGTAGACGCTATCGATGTTGGCGATTTCAAGCCACTGATCTGACGATATTCGTTGAGAGTGACGTGTTTAACAACGAATACTGTTGCCCGGGTTAGGCCTGGCGTCGAACCCCTGGCCGCGGCCAGGGGTTGAGGAACGCGCGAAGCCTTCGCGCGGGCCCGTACTCCCGTTCGCAGGACGCCACCGGCTGCTCGCTGTTCACCTGGGCCAAGCGGGCAGGTCTCATCTTCCGCAACCCGACACACGGCCAGCCGGAATCAAGGTCGGCCAGTACGAGTACGGCGTGCTGCAGCCACTTCTTCCCGACCAACTCGACCGGACCCGCGCAGGGCCGGCCCATGGGTTGACCGCGAACCCACGGGTCTATCCCTCGGAATCGGAGCAATGCCCCCTCGGGTTCATGCTGAAGAGCCTTCAGTTTCCGCAAACTCACGGGTCTCCAGGCCCCGGAGTCCTAGCCCAGACACCAGCCGCAAAGTAGCGATCAGGACTTCGTGGCCGCGGTCTTCTTGGGCTGTCGGGGCACGGTCTTGGTCTTGTCGAGGTGCCCGTACGCCGTCGACCTTGGCACGCCGAACATGTCGGCGATCTGCTGGACGGTCTTCTCCCGCTCGTCGTAGAGCCGTTGGGCGAGCGTGGCCTGGTCCGCGGTGAGCTTCGGCCGGCGCCCGCCGACCCTGCCGCGGGCGCGCGCGGAGGCGAGCCCGTCGTTGGTGTGGGCCACGATCAGCTCGCGCTGGAGCTCGGCGAGCACGATCAGCATCCCGAACATGGCCCGCCCCTCCATGGTGGAGGTGTCGATGCTCTGCTCGATCACGTGCAGCCCGATGCCGCGCTCGCCCAGGTCCGCGCCGAGGGTCGCCGGGTGCAGCACCGAGCGAGAGAGCCGGTCGAGCCGGGTGACCTTCAGCGTGTCGCCCTCGCGCAGCAGCTGGAGCACGAGATCGAGCTTCGGCCTGGACGCCTTCGCGCCGCTCGCGGTGTCGACGTGGATGTAGTCGCGGTCGACGCCGGTCCGCAGCAGGGCGTCGATCTGATGATTGGGGTTCTAGTCGGCGGTCGAGCCCCGTGCGTAGCCGATGAGCATGTGTCGGAATCTATCGGCCGCACCGTTCAGACCCGCGTTAAGCCTCCGTTGCCCCCGGAGGGTGGCTGATGGGGCGTCAGGCGCACTGTCACGGGAAGCGAGTGCGCCCCGCGTGACATGCCCGTGAACGTCCGGGCGTGTCCGGATCGATCAGGAATCGAGAAGCGCGGTTCACGGAGTCGCCTCTAGCCTGCTCACCATGGACATCACTATTCACACGACTTCTCTTCCGCACGACGACCCGGACGCATCGCTCGCCTTCTACCGCGACGTCCTCGGCTTCGAGGTCCGCAGCGATGTCGGGCAGGGCAGGATGCGCTGGATCACGGTCGGCCCGGCCGGTCAGCCGGGCACGTCGATCCTTCTGGCGCCGCCGGCCGCCGATCCCGGCATCACCGAGGACGAGCGCCGCACGATCACCGAGATGATGGCCAAGGGCACCTACGGCTGGATCCTGCTGGCCACCCCGGACCTCGACGCCACGTTCGAGAAGGTGCAGGCCGGTGATACTGAGGTCGTCCAGGAGCCGACCGAGCAGCCGTACGGCGTCCGCGACTGCGCGTTCCGCGACCCTGCGGGCAACCTGGTCCGCATCCAGGAGCTGCGCTGAGCTGTGCGGGTATCGATGCGGCCGTGCGGGCCGACATCGCGACCACCCATAAGGAACGCGGCGGCGCACCAGAGCGGAAGTGCCTGCCCTGCCGGTCGCCCGCCAGAGCCGCGTCCGGGTCCTCGTTGAACCGGTCATGAGCCCGGACTCCGTCCCGCTGCTGTCCGACAGTTGCTCGACCGGCTGGTCGAGTCCGGCGGGCCGGTCCGCACCCCAGACGCTCGAAGACGTCGATGGAAATGGAAGATGAAAGACAAAGGGGAGGGTTCTCATGTGTAAGCCTGAATGGCGGCGTGCTCGCGTCCAGGCGCAGCGCCTGGCTGATCTCGCGCGGCTGCGCCGCGTCCGCGACCGGATCGACAGGGAATACGCGCAGCCGCTGAACGTGGAGGCGCTCGCCCGTGATGTGAACATGTCCGCCGGGCATCTCAGCCGGCAGTTCCGGGCCGCCTACGGTGAGTCGCCGTACGCGTACCTGATGACGCGTCGCATCGAGCGGGCGACGGCGCTGCTGCGGCGGGGCGACCTCAGCGTCACCGAGGTCTGCTTCGCGGTCGGCTGCGCGTCGCTGGGCACGTTCACCACCCGCTTCACCGAGCTGGTCGGCATGCCGCCCGGGGCCTTCCGGCGCCAGACGGCGGATGCGGCGGCCGACCATGCCGATGCTGCGGGTACGGCCCGCGATGCGGGGTCGGCGATCAAGGTGGAGGGGATGCCGGCGTGCGTGGCGAAGCAAGTCTCCAGACCGGTCAGGAATCGAGAAGCCCCGGCCGCCGCGCAGCCCCTAGCGTGATGGTCATGGCAACCACCACTTCCACCGCAGCCAACACGTCCCTCGCGTCCGTCACCCTTGAGGTGGCCGACCGCGAGGCCGCCCGCCGCTTCTACAGCGCCTTCGGCGTCGACACGTACATACGCCTGCGGGCGTCCGAGGCGCACTCCACCGGATTCCGCGGCTTCACCCTGGCGCTCACGGTATCCGGGCCGGCCACCGTCGACAGCTTCCTCGGCGCCGCCGTGGACGCCGGCGCCACAGTGCTGAAGCCCGCCGCG
This region includes:
- a CDS encoding alpha/beta fold hydrolase; protein product: MQRLIPTGEAARPVAFAEVRQPVPDPGQALIKVKAFAPNRGETFLLEHPRPELLPGKDIAGPVAQAAADGSGPGIGARVVGHPAQGGWAEYAAVPTHSLVALPDSIDSARAAALPLAGITALWLLRTAGSLAGRRVLLTGASGGVGHYVTELAVGAGAELTAVTATPVRGEGFTGWLRGPSDAPGTVVVVPGLDSAKEEFLDLVSALLAKGLAVFAMDGPGQGVLAATTTFVPDYERVVGRVIDALGAARIGLVGLSLGGYFAARAAALEPRVAAVSTVSGPFRLDWEELPPPVRDIMARRAGGADAAREFARHVDLAALAPRIAAPLLAVDGDQDVIPGVTNGEPLARMVPHGTYLSVPHGDHLLGNARPDWLPHLSDHITHTLTGTPA
- a CDS encoding pyridoxamine 5'-phosphate oxidase family protein, translating into MTEETLGTLLPVTERTRHRRLREQGSRSRADLDAILDTGFLCHLGVVVDGAPMVVPTVYGADESTVYFHGSVASRSLLAAPNAPVCLTVTHVDGLVLARSVFEHGVNYRSAMIYGIPRAVTDPEEKLYGLRCLTEHASAGQWGYARLPNRKELAATSLLALPLDEASVKVRTGPPDDGDGPDAELGLWAGVLPMRTEWGEPEPDPALSEHVPVPPHITHLTTQAVPLVSRRTSPKHRIHERGTST
- a CDS encoding recombinase family protein; the protein is MDALLRTGVDRDYIHVDTASGAKASRPKLDLVLQLLREGDTLKVTRLDRLSRSVLHPATLGADLGERGIGLHVIEQSIDTSTMEGRAMFGMLIVLAELQRELIVAHTNDGLASARARGRVGGRRPKLTADQATLAQRLYDEREKTVQQIADMFGVPRSTAYGHLDKTKTVPRQPKKTAATKS
- a CDS encoding VOC family protein, with amino-acid sequence MDITIHTTSLPHDDPDASLAFYRDVLGFEVRSDVGQGRMRWITVGPAGQPGTSILLAPPAADPGITEDERRTITEMMAKGTYGWILLATPDLDATFEKVQAGDTEVVQEPTEQPYGVRDCAFRDPAGNLVRIQELR
- a CDS encoding helix-turn-helix transcriptional regulator, translated to MCKPEWRRARVQAQRLADLARLRRVRDRIDREYAQPLNVEALARDVNMSAGHLSRQFRAAYGESPYAYLMTRRIERATALLRRGDLSVTEVCFAVGCASLGTFTTRFTELVGMPPGAFRRQTADAAADHADAAGTARDAGSAIKVEGMPACVAKQVSRPVRNREAPAAAQPLA